The sequence GAGTCAACGATTTTTGTTCCGGTTGCGCAAAGAGCTTTACGCGTGATTCTCCATCTGCTTGAGCCTTCCGGTCCGGACTCACTTGTGCGGTGGGGATTCTTTCTTTCTATTTTCGAAAGAAAGGAATACGCTGAACCATATATCCTTGAACCGATTGCGCAAAAGATGTTGCAAAACGATCCGAGGTTGAAAGAAGAATTCCAGAACAGACTCGAACTGGACGAGAACTTTCGCAGTCATCCGGAGAAACGACTTGACTTCTTCTATCAACGTTCTGTTTACTTTGATAGAAAAGAGAACGTATACCCTGTAGCGCGTTTGTTGGAGAACCCTTATGCCTAAAACAATTTTGTGCATTGCCAGCTATGAAAAAGGTCATGAGTTTCTGCGCCAGTGCAAGCGGGAAGATTGGAGAGTCATACTTCTAACTTCTAAGAGTCTGGAGGGAGTCGCCAACTGGCCGACCGAGAGCATCGATGAAGTCTTTTATATTCCCGATGTAAAAAAGCATTGGAATATGAATGACGTGATCTACGGTGTGAGTTACATGGCTCGAACGGAGCAAATCGACCGGATCGTGGCTCTGGATGATTATGATGTGGAAAAAGCAGCTTCTTTGCGTGAGCATTTAAGGATTCCGGGGATTGGCGATACAGGCGCGCGTTATTTTCGAGACAAACTTGCCATGCGCCGCGCTGCGGCTGCTGCGGGCATAGCGGTTCCAAAATTTGTTCACATTTTGAACTACAGAAGGATTCAAGATTATATGAATGAGATACCACCTCCTTATGTGCTGAAGCCCCGCCTGCAAGCAGGAGCGATTGGAATCAGAAAGATCGACAGCGCCGAGCAACTCTGGAAATCGATCGACGAATTGGGAGATGAACAATCCTTCTATGTGCTCGAAAAGTACATTCCAGGCAAGGTTCATCATGTGGATTCGATCCTTTATGGAAGTGAAATCCTGATGGCAATCGCTCATGAATACGGGATCCCTCCAATGGAAGTGGCGCACCAGGGCAGAGTTTTTTCGACTCGTACGATGGTCCGTGGATCCGAAGATGAACAGGCTCTGCAAAAAATAAATCGGGATCTCCTGAAGACCGTGGGATTGCAACAAGGAGTCTCGCACACAGAGTTCATTAAAGGTTGTGATGACAACAGATTTTATTTCCTCGAAACTTCCGCAAGAGTGGGTGGCGCGCACATCGCCGACCTGGTGCAGTCTTCCACCGGACTGAATTTGTGGGCTGAATGGGCGAAGATCGAAACACTGCTTGAAGGAGAGAGATATCAGGCGCTTCCCAATCGCGATGAATATGGCGGACTGCTTGTTTCACTGGCCAAGCAGGAATGGCCGGACCTCTCCAGTTACGATGCGCCTGAAGTTTTCTGGCGGCTCAAAAAGAAAAATCATGCCGGCATTATAGTCACTTCGCCGGATTATGACCGGGTAACGCAGCTTCTAAACGAATATACAGAGCGTTTCTATCACGATTTCTTTGCTTCGGCGCCACCGCTAATCAAACCCGGCGATTAAAATTGAACAGAAGACCGCAAAGAGCGCAAAGGAAAAGAAATTTCTTATCTTCGCGTCCTTTGCGTTCTTCTGTTAAAAATTAATTCTTGACCGGTTTGGCGATCAGACCGACTTCAAGAAAACCTGAGCGTGAAATCAGCTCAAGCGCCATCATGACAGTGTCGTAAGACAATCGCCGGTCCGCCTGCAACAGAATTCGCGCCCCGGGCTCTCTCTGTTGCAGTTCCTGAAGCCGGTTCAGCAAAACTTCACCCACAACGGGCACTTCTTCAAAAAACAAATCTCCGGTTTCGGTGAGGTAAATGATTTTCTGCATTCCCTTTTGCGGATTTCCAGGATTCTGGGTAACAGGCACTTCTACATTGCGCGACACGATCATCGGAGTTACGACCATGAAGATGATCAACAGAACAAGCACCACATCCACAAGTGGTGTAACGTTTATATCTGATTTGATCTCTTCTGCGGTTAATTGCATACGAAGTTAAGACACCTCGATCAAAGGAATGTTCCGAAAAGCTCAAGGGGGATGGGGAGATATTTGAGATAAGGAGATATTTTTTATTCTATTTTCATCTCCCCATCTCTTCTATCTCCCTATCTCCCTTCTTACACCAGCAGCTGTAGTACGATTGTTCTAAACCATGAAAGCCGACGTTTTTGTTCCCTCAATCATCCGCCGTTATGATCGCGAAAAACCATGGTTCGAATGGCTAAGCGGAGCCGTCCTGTTTGCGGACATTTCCGGTTTCACTTTCCTTTCCGAAAAACTTTCCATTTTAGGAGCGGAAGGCGCAGAAATCATGAGCTCGCTGCTGAACAGATATTTTTCGCGAATGATCAGCATTGTTCGATCAGAGGGCGGAGAAGTAATGAAATTTGCCGGTGATTCAATTTTTTGCCTTTTTGCGAACGAAGGATGTCTTCACCATGCAAAGTTGGCGGCCGCGCGAATGCAAAACGCCATGGTTGCATTCGGCAATCTGAAAACGCCGGTTGGAAACTTTGGTTTGGCAATGAAAATGGGGTTGGCTGAAGGCGATGTAATGATCGGCGCTGTAGGGGACCCGAATATCCGGTGCGAGTTCCTATTTGCGGGCGATGCTGTGGATCGCGCGAGCCGCGCGGAACAACGCGCCGGACCGGGAGAAGTGATCGTAGATCAAAGCTCGCGATCTTCATCGCGCGATGAAACATCCATCAACACTGACCCTAAAAACTTTCATCCATTCTTGATCAAGGAAGTATCGGAGCAGATCCAACGCGGCTACGAAAAATATGTAGGCGCTCTTCGAAGAATGGTCCCGGTCTTTTTACAATTCGAAGGCTTTACTTATCAAAAGGAACACTTTACCGGCAATCAATTTCACAATTTTTTCTGTTTGATTATCGAAACGGCGCATCGTTACGGCGGGCGATTGAATGCTGTTACAACCGG is a genomic window of bacterium containing:
- a CDS encoding biopolymer transporter ExbD; this encodes MQLTAEEIKSDINVTPLVDVVLVLLIIFMVVTPMIVSRNVEVPVTQNPGNPQKGMQKIIYLTETGDLFFEEVPVVGEVLLNRLQELQQREPGARILLQADRRLSYDTVMMALELISRSGFLEVGLIAKPVKN
- a CDS encoding ATP-grasp domain-containing protein, which produces MPKTILCIASYEKGHEFLRQCKREDWRVILLTSKSLEGVANWPTESIDEVFYIPDVKKHWNMNDVIYGVSYMARTEQIDRIVALDDYDVEKAASLREHLRIPGIGDTGARYFRDKLAMRRAAAAAGIAVPKFVHILNYRRIQDYMNEIPPPYVLKPRLQAGAIGIRKIDSAEQLWKSIDELGDEQSFYVLEKYIPGKVHHVDSILYGSEILMAIAHEYGIPPMEVAHQGRVFSTRTMVRGSEDEQALQKINRDLLKTVGLQQGVSHTEFIKGCDDNRFYFLETSARVGGAHIADLVQSSTGLNLWAEWAKIETLLEGERYQALPNRDEYGGLLVSLAKQEWPDLSSYDAPEVFWRLKKKNHAGIIVTSPDYDRVTQLLNEYTERFYHDFFASAPPLIKPGD